In the genome of Lathyrus oleraceus cultivar Zhongwan6 chromosome 4, CAAS_Psat_ZW6_1.0, whole genome shotgun sequence, the window CACTTgttatgaagtttggaaaaattaGGAGAAACAACATTTCACACGTTATAAGGTCACATGAGAGAGAGATATGTCATATCTCCACCATAATCCTTAAGACATTAGTTATATGGATCACATCTCTTATATATCTAATATTATACCTTTCATAATAAATATGAAACTAAATCACCCACGATTGAACCCAACAATATGTATAAAATGAAAATTATAATAAATAGTACAAACTTACAGCATTCCCAAGCTCCTCAAAGTTATAGTTTTAGCAAGGCTGCTATAAAGAAGAGCTGGAGTGAAGACAAAATATACAATCTGTACAACAAAAATAAGAGTTGgaaacaattaaaaaaaatattatgtTTTAAGTTCATAGACAAAATGAATTATTAGCAAAAATTAGAAAGAAAACAATATCTAATTTCATAACTAAATATTAGAAATCATATTTTGTCAATAAGTATTTTCTGTTAATGCTTTTCTTTCACTGAAATTCTCTGCTCAAATCATTTTATTCAAAAAAAATATATGAGATGCTGGGAGAGTTTTGAAATAAGAAATTTATAATATGTGAGAAATAATTAAATTTTACAAATGAATGAAACTTACAATATTGAGGTGCTTTTTAGTATTCTTTTTGAGTATGCCAATGTTGTCAAGTGCAAGAACAGCCCCAATAACAGCAATGAACAAAGTGTTCAAAACTGGAGCTAAAGCAACTAAGAAAAGTTTCAAGAAATTCATAATAGTATTGTGATACTACTTCCTATTATGTGAAACAATTCCAGCTTTCAAATAGAGATCAAATATATTGAATAGGGTTTTAATAATTATTATGATTATTTTTTAACAATCAATTGGATTTTGAACAAATGGCTTTAGAGGGGTGAAATTAGCCATTTTAGTTTTTATAAATAATTTTCAAATTTATGAGTACGGCAGTAAGGTTGAAAAAACTTAAAATAATAAAGTAAATTTTAATGATATTTTTCCATTACTTGAGAAAACAGGCTTATTGCTATTATAACTATTTATCTTTTGAGAATAATCTAAAGCCAGTTTTTTgaaaataattaaataataatattgtcatatattattttattttttaaaacttgGTATACGGATTTGCGACCTATCCCTTTTCTTTTATAATTAAATTTTATCTTTTATCATCCATTAAATAGTTGATCTATCtcatatatattatttatttaatgaATATAAAAAgtaaaaatttatttataaaagaTAATGGAGGGAGTATTAATTCAAATGGGATAAATGCTTTCATCCACTTGCGGGAGTTCTTTTTAACCTGTTCGGATATGGCCTAATACAAAATTTATTTGTATTTTGTAGTAATCGAACTTGAGATTTTGAGAGAGATTTTGAGAGAAGCACGGTCCTAAGTAGAGGTGTTTAAAATCGAACAAACTCAATAGAAATTGCCAAATCAAAACTGCAAAAAAATTGCATTTGGTTCGGGTATGTTTGTGTCATTTTTAACAAAACTTCGCGGTTCGGTTTAATTTGTGatttgtattttgcaaaccgaagTAAACCAAAACAAATCGCATTATATTACAACCCAAACTTCATTTATCTCACTTCCAATCCAAAATGCAAACCTATTATGTTTTAACCTTACAATTATAAATAATTTTCTCTTAGTCACACTTAAGAACTTCAGTTTCAACCTTCTCAAATCTCTACTAATAGTATCACACATTTTTCTCATCTTCTTTGCCATGTCGTCTCGTCTCTTCTACTCTAATCTCTCATTTCTtatgttctttatttttcatcTTCACATTTTTATGTTACTGTTTTCtcttttaattatatttttatcgcgtatttcttctttaatcttgcctctcttatattctttctttttcATATTCTCTAATCTCTtctattttttatgttttattataatgtcttgAATATTGTTTATGCtaatattttgttttttattccacttttgtctagTCTGATTTTTGTATATTGAATAAGAAATTTTTGTTcaaatatgatgagttttgatgtATTTGATAATATAGGAATGACTAAAtacaaagttatgttgttctctaTAAGTATATATATGACTcaataaattttttataaaaaaacaaacAACTCAACAAAATCAAACCACATTgcttgattttatttttaaaagtcattcaaatcaaatcacatattttttctctctctttcaatttaaataatttttatcGTCAAAACCGCATAAACCGCACCACGAATACTCCTCCTAAAATCTAATTCTTCACCATTATACCAACCCTAAAATTAGATACAATCTTATTGGCACATTTACATGAAACTCTACAATACTTCTAATTAATGAACAAAATAAATGAAACGATGTCATATGTATGTATAACTTAATTGGATAAATGATGTTAACCATCTTTTTCTAattttattatataaaaaaaaaaataggTTTCTTCTAAGAGGGAATTGGTCTGTTTTTTATTCAGTCTTTAATAAGACAATAGttataaaaaacaaaattagaGTTGAACATCAAAACACTAGTGGTCTGGTGCAGTTCATTTGTTAGAACATCAAGTTTTTGTTTCTCCCTAAAATGGGCTTGGCTTATAAGATGGACCAGTACATTAAGAACCTTGCGAAAAAAAAAAAATGATCCTTACTTATATTTTATATAGAATCTTTAGGCCACATGTTCTTTCCAAGCCAAGAATTTAACATAAATTAAATTATGAACAAGAATACTTTACTTTCACCAAAGAAACAAATATACTCACTTTTTTGGCCCACATTAATGTACAAATATATGCATTTGTCATCTCATAGTTTCTAGCTTTTGTAGTCAATCATTCATTcacaaaaaatacaaaaacattATGGGGATGGTCATGAGTTACATGGGAGGAACAGGTATCATGTTCTTTCATTTTCTACCTTGCtaacttttgttttgttttctttctCTATTATCATCTACATAACACCGACATTTTGTTCGGTATCTAACATGAATATGACTAtgatatttttttatgttatGATTAGTGTCAGAATGTTTGTGTCAATATCATATTCGGTGTTTTATCTGATATGTGATTAAGATATTATTATTGATTTTGATTTGCTCAATAATTTGTGATATTTTAGGTGAGGGAATAGCCTCCCAAACTTTAAGTTTTGTATCTGGAGCATTGTATGATCAATTTATGAAGAAAGAAATCAAAAACTTTGATGCCTTCCACACTGCAATTCTTGATATCTTCAAGTAAGCATGTCATTTCAATGGAAATTATAATCATTTTACTTCTCATCAATTTTAATTAAATGTAAAACACTTGatatcaatttttttatttttttttattttgttcATAGCACTATCAACATGGCCTTGCCTGGTAAGCATTATGATGCACCATCAAACAAGGAAATTGAGGTAAATTAATTAACTATTTCTttaatcatttttattttattcttaaAAAATTTGCTGCACCTTCCCTTAACTAACATGTTtgcaacaaaaaaaaaaacaggACTTTTTTAAACTATGGCATAAATCAGAGGAAGAAGACAAGAACAAAATTTTCACTGATTTCATGATTAAGAATGTGAATATCAGTAAAGTCGATGATTCTATGATGATCACCGGAATCGTTGCACCTCCGGCAGCTATGGTAGCTAAAAGATCAGGACAATCTTTGCCTCAGCTGAGTCTCATGAAATCCATACCTGATGTTATCTTTGTCCCAACCGCTACGATTTTGGCTCTCATTGCTGTTAAAGTTACCAAGAGAATGACATTGAAGAAATTGAATCCTGTTTAATTTTCAATCCTTGTGTAATAGAATGACTAATCATCATCGCTTGTGATTGTGCAATACTATGCGTGAAACTCGCGTCACGAGTGAATGTTTCGTGTCATTCTTGTCACGTTAGAGTAACGTGACCAAAATGTTACTTTACTCAAACTTTATATTGAAAATTTAAATGAATCATCGCATCAACTCGTAATAACTATCAGAAAATACACTACAGAAAATATCACGTTAGGTACTGATTTGATTTCACAGCCATCTAATCTTAAGTGTGCATAATCAAATTGCTTTTTATGATCGAGTTCCGCGAGCTCTTTTTCATATTTACGCGCTTGAGACTGAATTCGTTTCAGTTTCAACTCAATCCACTTACAGCGCGACATAACAGGACTTGTGAACTTTCTCCAATGAGCTGTTGTCACCCTTTTACTTCTAAATGGTTAAATCAATACAAAAAATCGTAAACATAAAACTTTGTCGAATCTCTATGACATGGACGATTAGTCGGTGAAATGTACCTTTGTCGGAGTGGTTCATCCGGATCATCGCGCATTGACGAGGAAGCGATGTCAGCATACATTCGCGATTGGACTTCTGGATCACCGAAGGAAGCATGAGCAGCATTTGGTTCTGTATCACCAAAGGAGCCAGAACTCTCTTCAAATGGATCTGGCACTATCAAAGCTTCGCCGGAGTTATCGCACGTCATGATATCAACATCTTCATCCTCATTTGAGTTGCGCCGATCAATTGGTATCGTTTCTTTGATCCGGCCGGTTTCCCAAGGTTCAAGAACAGGGGCATTGATGTTCTTGAATACGGTATTTATCTCCAAATCCCAGCTCATTTTCGCAAATTACGCAAAACCTTCACTGCTAAGAAATCATGCAAAAACCACATTATCAACCAATATGTTTACTAAAACTACTACAAGATTCTtcatcaattaaaatcaagaaaCAGTTTCAAACATTATTCAGCAGCAAGAATAATTTTAATGATTAATATTATGAATTTGattttatcaaaaataaatattttaactCTAACGTTCTCTTTCAAAATAAAGCATATTCAAATTTGGAGAAATTTTGATAATCAAAAGGTGTGTTTGTTTCAATGATAGGAAATACAATAGTCTTTTAAGTTTTTAAAATTGTTATTAGATACTTTTCATTTCCAAGAATAATTTTAAATATGATTTTTTTCGTATTTATTTTCAAATCTAAAAATAAGAATCCAACATTTCAATAAATGTAAAGTTAATTACTCAGTGAGGATTTATTGACATCAAGTATAAATTTAAAAGTCTTATAAAAAATCTCAACTGTTAAAAGAAATGAATCAAATTATcatataaaattaaataaataataaaaaaagatATGGTTTTCTTTTTACattgtttattttttttataaaaagaaTGACCATTTAATTCATTCTTATTAACAATTATGGCTTTCTAGACATATCATGAACGATTTTAGTGTGAATCTGTTTTTAGTACAAACAAATGTAGTACAGTTTCATGCTTATGCTACAAAGCTATAATGGAATGAAGATAAGAGGATTCAAATGAAAATTTCTAAGTATTTTCATACTACATATGTTCCTTTCTCGATGATTGACATGCTTACAAACCAAAACAATAAAGAATATTTTTGCTGTCTGTATACATCATATGACATTCTTATCTCAATTGCATACAACATCAGAATAAAATCCTATGGTTCTTCTTTCACAGTTTTGTATGCTTAATAATTCAACATCAAAAACTTCAAATTGTTTTGCGCTGAAAAATGTCGAAGGCCCTACCTGCAAATACAGAACATCAATCACCATACTACTCATGATTCAGTATTTTCTTTCCGAAAAAAGTAATCATGTTTCTTTATGAAGTTCACCGCACTTACGTATTATCAAACATGGAAAAGAGTAAAAGGTACATTAGGGAATGGAGATGAAAGAAAATAAGGGATGTACCGGGGGTCCGAGATCAGGGGGGATAATGATTCTTCTCTTTCCACCCGCTTTCATGTCTCTAATTCCTTCCTCAAATCCTACATTAGAAAATGTGGAAAAACATAAAAGCAGGCTAATGATAAATGCTTTTTGTCATACAATCTGCACAAGGGAACGATAATACTAAAAAAGATCTTTTACCTGGAACCAATGCCTTGTTACCCATGCGGATTTTGGCAGGAGAGCCTTGCAAATACGTGCTGTCGATACGGCGGCCGGATTCGTTATAACCAACATAATGAAATGTTACCTGCAAGGCATGATATGTGTGCTAAAGTCAAGTTTTAAAGGATAGTGTGTCTAGAGGCTAAAAGTTGCATGCATTTTTGCAGTGCTTAAAATGATATTTTTGAGACAGCTTCGAAGCTATAGAAAGCCTTCCATACTTTTTTTAAGAGTTTTATATTGGATGAGATAAGGTCTGAATGTGCTTTTAATAAGTGAAGACAGTTCTCGGTTCTCACCTTAAGACGACGGTTTTGTTAGGCAACTCAACCCAAATTCTAAGATGCTACTGAAGTCTACTGAAAATTCATACGACCACCTACTATTAGGTCACCGCTAACGAACCTAAATATAAGTTTCTATACGTGGAGACTCCTCATCTTATATACTAGTTTTGTTAGTGTTTAGTTAGAACCAACCCAAATTTTAAGAACATCAACGTAGCAATCTAACACCTTGCTCTAAAGTTTAGCAAATTATACTACCTCTTAAATTGAAACAACGGTTTCCAATTTTCCCCATCTCAACAAACTCAAGGTATTTAGAGTAGTAGCTCACTGCAAAATACTACATACAAACAATTCTAGTTCTCATTCTGGTGCTCACACTGCCTAATATTTGTGCGAACTTATTCTCCCAGCCTATTAAAATAAAATTACGAAGAAAGAAATAGTCGATTGGAAAGAATATAAAAGAAAAACCTGCTGACCATCCTTTGGACAATCACCTGTACCAACTTCAAAATCTCGATATATTAGCCCCGAATCACGTTTTACATAGTCATCTGGTGCTATCACTTTAACTTCAAAACCTGAAAGTGATATTAACAAACCAGAATATCATATCCGCATCAGGCACCTGACTTTTCAACACtaaatttcaaaagaaaaacACAACTGTGACATAACCATGTATGAAAAAACAATGATCATTACCTTCTCTAATAAAATTTGGGAAGTCATCTGGTACATTGTTCTGTTTTTGTATATTCCTATTTTGTTGTAACACGCGTTTTTCATTATACGGATTAATATTTTTCGCCTTCGCATCAGAAGATAAAATTGGGAAAACAACAGCTGGGACCAAAGCAGAAAGCACAAATTTCCTCCTTAATACATTCTCAGGATGTAATGTGGAACTATCCTGCACTCTATCCATACAAACAAATACGCCACTAAGGAGGATACTCAAATGAAATGATTATCCATTCAAGAAAAGAATGTCACTCTTACATGTAATCCTTTTGGTTTTTATTAGTGCATCCATGAGTTGATTCTCCTTGTCCTTGTACAGCACAAAGAAATTTCGCTGCCAAACAGAATAAATTCTTTGTTAGAATAGAAAACTCAGTGCTAATATGAATCATACTGAAAAAGCTTATTATTCTAAGTTATAAGTGTCTGCAAAAACTTCAAATCTCTAATCTGTTGTAACTCTTTCAAACCATTAACATTACAGCTACAATGCAAGCTTCAAGTAATTCAAAGACCTAGCTTATATATCTTGAATTTAACTTTCAACCAGCAGAATTTGAAGATTCTAACAATAACAGCATCATAAAATCAACTCTATTTTTGTTTTTGGAAAAGGGGTGTTGGAACTTCAACATCAAAATTCAAACATAGCATCACATCCAAATCTCAAAGACCCATCAACAAAAATTAAAactttgaaataaaaaacaaacacaaaacatAAAATTCACAAACAGAGATATCAAAGTTTCTAGATTTTTGTATATTGAAAACATAGACAGGTAGTAAAGTTTGTTAGAGAAAGATAGAGAGAGTTACATGGAAGAGATTGCATGAGTAAGGGAGAGGATAGTGGTGAAGATAAGAGCAGTAGCATAATCGTGTTGCTCTTATGATATCATGAATGTGATATCTCTCTCAAATCGTTTTGGATTAAAGAAAACTCCTTTTTTGGGGTAAGAAAAATGTTGTACAAATTTTAAGAAAAATTTAATTAAGTGAATGAATTGAGTCCATCCATTTTATAAAATGGGTGAAATGGTGAATCACAATTCATATACTTATTTTTGTCTGATTCTAGATGAGTAACAGCAATTACAGCTTAATTCCTATGATTATTATgttataattaaaataaattagaaaaataCACTAAGACTAAGAATAATATTTTGGTTAAAAAATAATTTCTCTAACACAAACCTCTATTATATTTTAATCGAATTAATATTATTGAAACTTTTTAGAATGTTAATGTTCTTATATGACAATAAATAATTCAATAGTCTTATCCACacaaaaatttattaaatatataatttttttttgtcaATCATGTTTGTAAGATGCAGGATTCGACAAGGTCGAAGTCGAGCATAGTTGTTAGAGTAGGaatcaaatataatttctaaTAGTTGAATTTACATGTATTCGACCGCAGGTCGAATACAGTTTATAGTAAATGAAGGTACATGTATTCAATAGAGAGTCGAATACAGCTAGTCGTAGTTGAAGCAATATGTATTCGATAGAGTTGAATAACAGTTTGTTAAAGTTAGTTAGTTAGCTTGAGAAACtcaatttgatagaatgattgATCAATAAAAATTTTCTCCTTTCACTTTAATaaccctctctctctctctctctctctctctctctctctctctctctctcacacacacacacacacacaaatacACAAGTATATCTTCTCCCCCATTACATCAAAATTATTTTTCTTCTCAAATCATTATGCCAGAAAATCGTCTTGCAACAAAGGTGTGGTTGAATCACTCGAATTAAGAGTGAAGAACGAGAATCTTGGATCATTCAAGAAAGTCAATGAATCTTGTTCTATCAAGATCAATTCTAACATCTGGTATCTAGAACGCTGACTGTGATTCTTAGTAAGCATAGAGCAATGACATCTCATCCAAACGAGCATTTTTCAGCAAAACTTCTCATCTTGAATGATAAGAATTATGATAATTAGTGTAAgtagatgaaggttgtcttctGCTATCAAGACGGTTGGGATCTTGTGAAGAATGGAATGACATTAATGGCT includes:
- the LOC127076737 gene encoding uncharacterized protein LOC127076737, with translation MGMVMSYMGGTGEGIASQTLSFVSGALYDQFMKKEIKNFDAFHTAILDIFNTINMALPGKHYDAPSNKEIEDFFKLWHKSEEEDKNKIFTDFMIKNVNISKVDDSMMITGIVAPPAAMVAKRSGQSLPQLSLMKSIPDVIFVPTATILALIAVKVTKRMTLKKLNPV
- the LOC127076738 gene encoding peptidyl-prolyl cis-trans isomerase FKBP20-2, chloroplastic gives rise to the protein MLLLLSSPLSSPLLMQSLPSKFLCAVQGQGESTHGCTNKNQKDYIVQDSSTLHPENVLRRKFVLSALVPAVVFPILSSDAKAKNINPYNEKRVLQQNRNIQKQNNVPDDFPNFIREGFEVKVIAPDDYVKRDSGLIYRDFEVGTGDCPKDGQQVTFHYVGYNESGRRIDSTYLQGSPAKIRMGNKALVPGFEEGIRDMKAGGKRRIIIPPDLGPPVGPSTFFSAKQFEVFDVELLSIQNCERRTIGFYSDVVCN